From Paenibacillus sp. PL2-23:
AATCAGTGACAGACGAATGTTGAAGCTGGTTCGGAAGTGGTTACAAGCGGGAGTGATGGAAGAAGGGACGGTAAGGCGCTCAGATTTGGGAACACCGCAAGGCGGGGTAATATCTCCGCTGCTTGCGAACATTTACCTCAATTACTTCGACATTCTGTGGGAACGACATGGGAGCGGTCACGGAGAACTAACGCGTTATGCGGATGACTTCGTGGTTGTATGCAAAACGAAGAAAGACGCAGACCGATCGTACGAACTTATTCGTGCGATTATGGATCGTCTCGAACTCACCTTGCATCCAACCAAAACGCGCATCGTCGGACTGTGGACAGGAGAAGAAGGCTTCGACTTTCTCGGTATGCATCATCGCAAGACGAAAGCAGAAACCTCCAAAGGAAAAGTGTATTACACCACTCAGCAATGGCTGACTCGGAAAGCAGAAGAACGCATTCGGGAAGTCGTAAAAGACCGTCTGGCACCGCCGGGTATGCGGCACAAGTCGTTACTTGAACAGGTCAATTGGTTAAATCCCAAGATACAAGGCTGGCGGAATTATTACTACACCGCCCACAGTCAGCGGAAGATGGCAAAGCTGGATTGGTACATTCTTCAGAGGCTTGCGAGATGGTACGCGAAGAAGCGGCAACGCGCACGATGGATGAGTTCTGTGCGCGAGGTTAAATTCATGGCTAGACAACATGGACTCAAAACGCTCTTGTAATCTGCATGCACATGAATGACGAACATCGGAAAGCCGTATGAGGGAAAACCTCACGTACGGTTTGATGAGGAGGGGCTGAAATTTTCAGCCCTTTACTCTAGCGACGGGCAGTCGTATCACTAGCGCTTATGCGCTATGAGTGATCAATTACAGGCGGCGGTAACGATACCTAAAGTAAAAACGAGCCGAGAGCCTGGAACGAAAACTTTTCTCGAAGGTGTAAGTCCTTCCTCAAGAGTTCTGGTACAGCTTGAGAAGCCTAATCTAGGGCAGGAATCGCGAGGTACTTGTCTGAAGGAGATGCGGATAGTCGAGAGACCCGTAGGCGGATGAGCAGACCCAAATGCGAAAGCGTGAAGCACGCAGCGGCGGGGTAAGTCGGCGACTGTGCGTAAATAACGGGAAGCCTGCTACACGGCAAACTGTTGCCCCAAGAGCCAGACGAGCAACAGTGACTTATCATGTGAAGGTGCTGGGTATGTTCAGAAGGAAGATAGGATGACCCCGTGAGGTTCTCTGTCCTCCCTGCAAAGGATGGGTATCTATAAGGCTTCGCCGAAGTGATACTCATGTCAGAGAATTCAGACGTTCTCATAGTACGGAAGTAGGCAGGCGACCAAACGTCTGCTGAACGGAAGGGGAACGACCTCGTGAACGAACACTTGAATGTAGCGTCGAACAACCGTAACGATACTGCGGTAAGAACGAACGGAATGGGCGCAATGAAAGGTGGGAGATAGACATGAATCAAGAGTTGAAGCTAAAGTGGCACAGCATCTACGGGCAGATTTTGTTCGAGAGGCGACTTTATGAAGCGTGGGAACAAGTCAAGGCAAATAAAGGAGCCGGAGGCATCGACGGAGTAACACTGGAAACGTACGGGAGGAAACTGGAGGACAATCTTGCCAGTCTCCTGAACAAGCTGAGGGCGAAGGAGTATGTCCCATCTCCCGTGCGCAGACGGTATATACTCAAGAAGAACGGGAAATTGCGACCGCTAGGTATACCCAATATCGAAGATCGGATCGTACAGCAAGCCATTGTCAACGTTCTTCAACCAAAGTGTGAAGAACTCATCTTCCATCGTTGGTCATGCGGATACCGACCCAACTATGGGGCGAAACGGGTAGCACAGATCATCCTATGGAACGTCGAGACAGATCACAATTACATTTACGACTGCGATATCAAGGGCTTTTTCGATAACATTTCGCACAAGAGTCTTATGCGAGTGCTTACGA
This genomic window contains:
- the ltrA gene encoding group II intron reverse transcriptase/maturase, with protein sequence MNANRLTTPKENVQQLQEKLGHAAKENKKRRFHALYDKVYRMDILWEAWRRVRANKGSAGVDGETLTDIEKQGEYLFLLECQRLLKEGRYHPQPVRRHYIPKKDGKQRPLGIPTIRDRVIQMATKLVMEPIFEADFQESSFGFRPKRSAKGALDRIRKACNRKGNWVIDVDIQGYFDNINQEKLMKLVEMRISDRRMLKLVRKWLQAGVMEEGTVRRSDLGTPQGGVISPLLANIYLNYFDILWERHGSGHGELTRYADDFVVVCKTKKDADRSYELIRAIMDRLELTLHPTKTRIVGLWTGEEGFDFLGMHHRKTKAETSKGKVYYTTQQWLTRKAEERIREVVKDRLAPPGMRHKSLLEQVNWLNPKIQGWRNYYYTAHSQRKMAKLDWYILQRLARWYAKKRQRARWMSSVREVKFMARQHGLKTLL